Proteins encoded by one window of Pan troglodytes isolate AG18354 chromosome 16, NHGRI_mPanTro3-v2.0_pri, whole genome shotgun sequence:
- the C15H15orf61 gene encoding uncharacterized protein C15orf61 homolog, which produces MEALRRAHEVALRLLLCRPWASRAAARPKPSASEVLTRHLLQRRLPHWTSFCVPYSAVRNDQFGLSHFNWPVQGANYHVLRTGCFPFIKYHCSKAPWQDLARQNRFFTALKVVNLGIPTLLYGLGSWLFARVTETVHTSYGPITVYFLNKEDEGAMY; this is translated from the exons ATGGAGGCCCTGCGGAGGGCCCACGAGGTCGCGCTCCGCCTGCTGCTGTGTAGGCCGTGGGCCTCGCGCGCCGCCGCCCGCCCCAAGCCCAGCGCCTCGGAGGTGCTGACGCGGCATCTGCTGCAGCGGCGCCTGCCGCACTGGACCTCCTTCTGCGTGCCCTACAGCGCCGTCCGCAACGACCAGTTCGGCCTCTCGCACTTCAACTGGCCGGTGCAGGGCGCCAACTACCACGTCCTGCGCACCGGCTGCTTCCCCTTCATCAAGTACCACTGCTCCAAGGCTCCCTGGCAGGACCTGGCCCGGCAGAACCGCTTCTTCACGGCGCTCAAGGTCGTCAACCTCG GTATTCCAACTTTATTATATGGACTTGGCTCCTGGTTATTTGCCAGAGTCACAGAGACTGTGCATACCAGTTATGGACCCATAACAGTTTATTTTCTCAATAAAGAAGATGAAGGTGCCATGTATTGA